Proteins found in one Desulfosoma sp. genomic segment:
- a CDS encoding L-threonylcarbamoyladenylate synthase has translation MILEINPRNPEPRKIRQVAEVLAKGGIIAYPTDTYYGIGCDLFNKSSIEKIYKLKRRSPQQPFSFICSDLKSISEYAQVTNYAYKTMKRLLPGPYTFILEGSRLVPRIMLTKRKAVGIRVPDHPICTAIVKELGHPVISTTATDPESGRILETPQEIREVLGHSLNLIVDGGPVPGRPSSVISLIEDIPEVLRKGGGNVEIFQTP, from the coding sequence ATGATTCTGGAAATCAACCCCCGCAACCCGGAACCGCGCAAGATCAGACAAGTGGCCGAAGTTCTTGCCAAGGGAGGAATCATCGCTTATCCCACGGACACCTATTACGGTATCGGGTGCGACTTGTTCAACAAGTCGTCCATTGAAAAGATCTATAAACTCAAACGCCGATCCCCTCAGCAGCCCTTCAGCTTCATTTGCAGCGACCTCAAAAGCATCAGTGAATACGCTCAGGTCACCAATTATGCTTACAAGACCATGAAACGGCTTCTTCCCGGTCCCTACACCTTCATTCTGGAAGGATCCAGGCTTGTCCCTCGTATCATGCTCACCAAACGCAAAGCCGTGGGTATCCGTGTGCCGGACCATCCCATATGCACCGCTATCGTCAAGGAATTGGGACATCCTGTGATCAGTACCACCGCCACGGACCCGGAATCCGGTCGTATTCTGGAAACGCCGCAGGAAATTCGAGAAGTCCTGGGGCATTCCTTGAACCTTATCGTGGATGGCGGCCCCGTTCCTGGACGCCCCTCCAGCGTTATTTCTCTGATTG